Proteins encoded by one window of Candidatus Paceibacterota bacterium:
- the secA gene encoding preprotein translocase subunit SecA, with protein MLFLEKILGTTSEKAVKALSRDVLKVAECEKDVANLSLDEMRQKTAQFKDRLTKGETLDDIMPEAFALVREAAKRTLGERHYDVQVIGGIVLHKGNIAEMRTGEGKTLVATLPAYLNALTGEGVHIVTVNDYLARRDGVWMGQIYSALGLSVGIINHESSFIYDPEHKEEDAERDLTGSFHVVHEFLRPCSRREAYHADITYGTNNEFGFDYLRDHLAYDKETLVQRGHAYAIVDEIDSILIDEARTPLIISGQAAESEDLYRTFARIASQMKKEEDYTVDEKSKSIAMTDSGINKAEKALKIDNLYTEKGIKYVHHLETAVRAKALFEKDKEYVVKDNAIVIVDEFTGRLQPGRRWSEGLHQAIEAKENVHIERESRTLASVSFQNYFRLYGKLSGMTGTAMTSTEEFFKVYGLEVIAIPTHRDIKRLDRNDLIFQTETGKWKALTARVKELNQRGQPVLIGTASIDRNEILSEYFKREGIPHEVLNAKNHEREGEIIAQAGKKGNVVIATNMAGRGVDIKLGGNPHTKETYEAVRDLGGLAVIGTERHEARRIDNQLRGRAGRQGDPGETQFYVSLEDSLMRVFASDMIKNMMGRFGIPEDQPIENKMVSRALEGAQEKIEGFNFDSRKHLLEYDNVMNHQRGVVYTRREKMLFGEREYINALVEEIKLESEEAKKEIEEKQKELGDEKFYEEFRKLALYTNDMLWLEHLEIMDYLRSSVGLRGYGQRDPLVEYKKEGLKLFKEMEISFRLNLSSTIKFIKGDSGLAHKEQIETVELHENPSVLSAGGVSKEADSTKTQVKAPVGRNDPCPCGSGKKYKKCHGE; from the coding sequence ATGCTTTTCTTGGAAAAAATACTCGGAACAACTAGTGAAAAGGCTGTAAAAGCCCTTAGTCGTGACGTCTTGAAGGTTGCGGAATGCGAAAAAGATGTTGCAAATTTGTCTCTTGATGAGATGCGTCAAAAGACAGCTCAGTTTAAAGATAGACTTACAAAAGGTGAAACACTCGATGATATTATGCCGGAGGCTTTTGCGCTTGTTCGAGAAGCTGCGAAGCGTACGCTAGGTGAGCGCCATTATGACGTTCAGGTCATTGGGGGAATTGTTTTGCACAAAGGAAACATTGCAGAGATGCGAACGGGAGAAGGTAAGACTCTTGTTGCGACGTTACCTGCATATTTAAATGCGTTAACAGGAGAAGGAGTTCATATTGTTACGGTGAATGATTACCTCGCGCGTCGTGACGGTGTTTGGATGGGACAAATTTATTCAGCGCTCGGTCTTTCTGTTGGTATTATCAACCACGAATCGTCATTTATATATGACCCTGAACACAAAGAAGAAGATGCAGAGCGCGACTTAACAGGGTCATTCCATGTTGTTCATGAATTTTTAAGACCGTGTAGTAGACGTGAGGCATATCATGCTGACATAACTTACGGCACAAACAATGAATTTGGTTTTGATTATTTGCGAGACCATTTGGCGTATGACAAAGAAACACTCGTTCAGCGTGGACACGCATACGCAATCGTTGATGAAATCGACTCTATTTTGATTGATGAGGCGCGCACACCACTTATTATTTCTGGGCAAGCAGCAGAATCTGAAGATTTGTACCGTACTTTTGCACGTATTGCTTCGCAGATGAAAAAAGAGGAAGACTATACCGTTGATGAAAAGAGTAAGTCCATCGCTATGACTGATAGTGGTATCAATAAGGCAGAAAAGGCCCTCAAAATAGACAATCTTTACACTGAAAAGGGTATTAAGTATGTTCATCACCTAGAAACCGCCGTGCGTGCTAAGGCACTTTTTGAGAAGGATAAAGAGTACGTGGTCAAAGATAATGCGATTGTTATTGTTGATGAATTTACAGGGCGTCTTCAGCCAGGCCGACGCTGGTCAGAGGGTTTGCATCAGGCCATAGAAGCAAAAGAGAATGTTCATATTGAGCGCGAGTCACGAACTCTGGCCTCCGTTTCATTCCAGAATTATTTTAGACTATACGGGAAGCTTTCTGGTATGACCGGAACGGCAATGACGAGCACAGAAGAATTTTTTAAAGTTTATGGTCTTGAAGTTATCGCAATACCAACACACCGTGACATTAAACGCCTTGATAGGAATGATTTGATTTTTCAAACTGAGACTGGAAAGTGGAAAGCATTAACTGCGCGCGTTAAAGAACTTAATCAAAGAGGTCAGCCAGTCCTTATTGGAACAGCTTCAATTGATAGAAATGAAATTCTTTCCGAGTATTTTAAACGTGAAGGTATTCCGCATGAAGTGTTGAACGCTAAAAACCACGAACGCGAAGGAGAAATTATTGCGCAAGCTGGGAAGAAGGGGAATGTTGTTATTGCGACAAACATGGCTGGTCGCGGTGTTGATATTAAACTTGGAGGAAATCCTCACACTAAAGAAACGTATGAAGCGGTTCGGGATTTGGGTGGACTCGCGGTTATTGGTACCGAACGACACGAAGCGAGACGAATTGATAATCAGCTTCGTGGGCGCGCTGGGCGACAGGGGGATCCAGGAGAAACTCAGTTTTACGTTTCGCTCGAAGACTCGCTAATGCGCGTCTTTGCCTCTGACATGATAAAAAACATGATGGGGCGATTTGGAATTCCTGAGGACCAGCCAATAGAAAACAAAATGGTTAGTCGTGCGCTTGAAGGAGCACAGGAAAAAATTGAAGGTTTTAATTTTGATTCACGAAAACATTTGCTTGAGTACGATAACGTTATGAACCACCAGCGTGGCGTGGTTTATACTCGTCGCGAAAAAATGCTTTTTGGAGAGCGTGAATACATCAATGCTTTGGTTGAGGAAATAAAACTTGAGAGTGAAGAGGCCAAAAAAGAAATTGAAGAAAAACAAAAAGAGTTGGGTGATGAAAAGTTTTACGAAGAATTCCGAAAACTCGCCCTCTATACAAACGATATGCTTTGGCTTGAACACTTGGAGATAATGGACTATTTGCGCTCTTCTGTTGGTTTAAGGGGATATGGACAGCGAGATCCCTTGGTTGAATACAAAAAAGAAGGACTCAAGCTATTTAAGGAAATGGAAATCTCTTTTAGGTTGAATCTTTCGTCAACAATTAAGTTTATTAAAGGAGATAGTGGTCTCGCGCATAAAGAACAAATAGAAACTGTTGAATTGCACGAAAATCCGAGCGTTTTGAGCGCTGGTGGTGTTTCAAAAGAAGCCGATTCGACTAAGACGCAAGTTAAAGCGCCGGTGGGACGTAATGACCCTTGCCCATGTGGTTCTGGCAAGAAATACAAGAAGTGTCACGGTGAGTAA
- the murB gene encoding UDP-N-acetylmuramate dehydrogenase: MTIRENILLKDLTTFHTGGKARYFCEINSVEDINEAVLFVEKNNLPIFILGGGSNLLVADNGFSGLVMKICLRGISVEENDGKTIVVVGAGESWDSLVQHLIEIGFSGFEFLSGIPGTVGAAPVQNIGAYGSEVSSHIEWVNTFDVRTKKSKKFLKEECAFGYRDSIFKKDLGRHLIITEVAFSVSRSTKQNIEHSEILSELLTRGVGKDKATALDIREAVLAIRKRKLPDLSLFGTAGSFFKNPTIEKKQVDFLVEKYKTIPVFSTNDSDLKKLSAGWLIENAGCEKGLRNGGVGIYEKHALVLVNYGEGKSSEVFSLAKDIQKKVFDVFGVQLEFEVCLVGNF, from the coding sequence ATGACGATAAGGGAAAATATTTTACTTAAGGACTTAACAACATTTCATACCGGAGGAAAGGCGCGCTATTTTTGTGAAATAAATTCAGTTGAAGATATTAATGAAGCGGTTTTGTTTGTTGAGAAAAATAATTTACCAATTTTTATTCTTGGAGGGGGATCAAATCTACTAGTTGCTGATAACGGTTTTTCTGGGTTAGTAATGAAGATTTGTTTACGTGGTATTTCGGTTGAAGAAAATGACGGAAAAACAATTGTTGTTGTCGGAGCAGGGGAGTCGTGGGACAGCCTTGTTCAACACTTAATTGAAATTGGTTTTTCTGGTTTTGAGTTTCTTTCTGGTATTCCCGGTACAGTTGGAGCGGCTCCTGTTCAAAATATTGGAGCATACGGGAGTGAGGTTTCTTCACATATTGAGTGGGTAAACACTTTTGATGTCCGGACTAAAAAAAGTAAAAAATTTCTAAAAGAAGAATGTGCTTTTGGATATCGCGATAGTATTTTTAAAAAAGACCTTGGAAGACATTTAATAATTACAGAGGTCGCATTTTCTGTTTCAAGAAGCACAAAGCAGAATATTGAACATTCAGAAATTTTGAGCGAACTTTTGACGAGGGGTGTTGGGAAGGATAAAGCCACAGCCCTAGACATTCGAGAGGCGGTTCTTGCTATTCGGAAGCGTAAGTTGCCAGATTTGTCCCTATTTGGAACCGCTGGTTCATTTTTTAAAAATCCTACGATTGAGAAAAAACAAGTAGACTTCTTAGTTGAAAAATATAAAACGATACCAGTGTTTTCGACTAACGATTCTGACTTGAAAAAACTTTCCGCTGGTTGGCTTATTGAGAATGCTGGCTGCGAAAAAGGATTACGAAATGGCGGTGTTGGTATATATGAAAAACACGCTTTGGTACTTGTTAATTATGGAGAAGGAAAATCGAGCGAAGTTTTTTCTTTAGCTAAAGATATACAGAAAAAAGTTTTCGATGTTTTTGGTGTGCAACTTGAATTTGAGGTTTGTCTTGTTGGTAATTTTTAA
- a CDS encoding O-antigen ligase family protein, whose amino-acid sequence MVPQNFLRNFIISGIFLVPFIPLIISSSMFFPFITGKNFTFRIIVEIIFAAWLLLVYYDASYRPKKNWIAIAVAIFVGIVALADIFGVNTYRSFWSNYERMEGLVSLLHIAAYFFVVTTVMATERLWEKFFHVLFGVNFFLTMYSFMQVHGELTINQGSTRADATLGNATYFAVFLLINIFLLAFWFVRNKCKGSIDIYYSAFVGFVLLSIFGLTRVVSSTLALGFYGKIFFGISLVGLPVLAYFYFTKRENITIRRVLYGAITALALIALYYTATRGAILGLIAGVSLSSVLIAWFNRENRFVKNIAIGTLTAVVLFVGLFIAFKNNPIISTSPVLSRFSTISFDEQTTKSRFMIWNMSWQGVKENPLLGWGQDNFIVVFAKHYNPKMWSQEPWFDRSHNVFFDWLIAAGFLGLLSYLSMFAVALYSLWKFTSTFTVAEKSILTGLFGAYFFHNLFVFDNLVSYILFFSTLGFISVMALKEGMTNIEAKKEEGSLNSVFVPVVLIGFVLVMYFVNVKPIFASKALIQAISPHGETDGGLNKNFEYFEKTFAYNTFGSGEAREQLIQISLRLNQANVPIEAKQKFVNLARNEMIKQSEDSPLDVRYPLFLGGLMNNYSQFGEAVTYLEKARTISPKKQQVLFELGTTYINMKEFGKAIDVLKQAYEGDPTYDDARVIYAASLIYGGKANEAEALLGEYTAMDTRLISAYASTGNYQKLRSVLETQLKNNPNDPQTLLTLAATYLQIGDRARSVELIKRIIEINPGFKAQGDYYIQEIEAGRNP is encoded by the coding sequence ATGGTACCTCAAAATTTTTTAAGAAACTTTATTATCAGCGGTATTTTTCTCGTTCCTTTTATTCCGCTTATAATCTCAAGCTCAATGTTTTTTCCATTTATTACTGGGAAAAATTTTACTTTCCGCATTATTGTTGAAATTATATTTGCTGCTTGGTTGCTTCTTGTTTATTATGACGCATCGTATCGTCCGAAGAAAAATTGGATTGCCATAGCCGTCGCAATATTTGTCGGCATTGTCGCTCTCGCTGATATTTTTGGAGTAAACACATACCGTAGTTTTTGGTCAAACTATGAACGAATGGAAGGTCTTGTTTCTCTGCTACATATCGCAGCGTATTTTTTTGTTGTGACGACGGTTATGGCGACAGAAAGATTGTGGGAGAAATTTTTTCACGTTTTGTTTGGAGTGAATTTTTTTCTGACGATGTATTCTTTTATGCAGGTTCACGGAGAGTTAACAATAAACCAGGGGAGCACCCGTGCTGATGCAACCTTAGGTAACGCAACCTACTTTGCGGTTTTTCTTTTGATTAATATTTTCCTGTTGGCCTTTTGGTTTGTCAGAAATAAATGTAAGGGTTCGATAGATATTTACTACTCAGCGTTTGTTGGTTTTGTTTTGCTCTCAATTTTTGGTTTGACTCGAGTGGTAAGTAGCACACTGGCTCTTGGTTTTTACGGAAAGATATTTTTTGGAATCTCTTTAGTTGGATTACCAGTGCTCGCATATTTTTATTTTACGAAGAGGGAAAATATTACTATTCGCCGTGTTCTTTATGGTGCTATCACCGCTTTGGCTTTGATTGCACTTTATTATACCGCTACTCGTGGAGCGATTTTGGGTCTTATTGCCGGCGTTTCTTTGTCTTCAGTTTTAATTGCTTGGTTTAATCGAGAAAATCGTTTTGTTAAAAACATAGCAATTGGAACACTGACTGCCGTTGTTTTGTTTGTCGGGCTTTTTATTGCGTTTAAAAATAATCCAATAATCAGCACCAGCCCAGTTTTAAGTAGATTTTCTACAATCTCTTTTGACGAGCAAACAACCAAATCACGTTTTATGATTTGGAATATGAGTTGGCAGGGGGTTAAAGAGAATCCGCTTTTGGGTTGGGGGCAAGATAACTTTATTGTTGTTTTTGCAAAACATTACAACCCAAAAATGTGGAGTCAGGAACCGTGGTTTGACCGTTCTCATAATGTTTTCTTTGATTGGTTAATAGCTGCTGGTTTTCTTGGTCTTCTTTCGTACCTTTCAATGTTTGCAGTAGCACTTTATTCTTTGTGGAAATTTACATCTACCTTTACGGTTGCTGAGAAGAGTATTTTGACTGGTCTTTTCGGGGCGTATTTTTTCCACAATCTTTTTGTTTTCGATAACCTTGTGAGTTATATATTGTTTTTCTCAACATTAGGGTTCATTAGCGTTATGGCACTCAAGGAAGGAATGACAAATATTGAAGCAAAAAAGGAAGAAGGTTCCCTTAATTCTGTTTTTGTTCCAGTCGTATTAATCGGATTTGTTTTGGTTATGTATTTTGTGAACGTAAAACCAATTTTTGCTTCAAAAGCATTGATTCAGGCGATATCACCACACGGAGAAACGGATGGTGGGTTGAATAAAAATTTCGAGTATTTCGAAAAAACTTTTGCCTACAATACCTTTGGAAGTGGGGAAGCGCGCGAACAGTTGATACAAATCTCACTTAGACTAAATCAAGCGAATGTCCCTATTGAAGCAAAGCAGAAGTTTGTTAATTTGGCTCGCAACGAAATGATTAAACAGTCTGAAGATAGTCCGCTTGATGTGCGCTACCCATTATTTTTGGGAGGATTGATGAATAACTACTCTCAGTTTGGAGAAGCTGTTACTTATCTTGAAAAAGCACGTACTATTTCTCCAAAGAAGCAACAAGTATTATTTGAGCTTGGTACTACTTATATAAACATGAAGGAATTTGGTAAGGCGATTGACGTCTTAAAACAAGCTTACGAAGGAGATCCAACATACGATGACGCTCGAGTTATTTATGCCGCATCTTTAATTTATGGAGGTAAAGCAAATGAGGCAGAAGCCCTTTTGGGGGAATACACAGCCATGGATACCAGACTTATTAGCGCATATGCCTCAACTGGTAATTATCAAAAACTACGTTCTGTTTTGGAAACTCAATTAAAAAATAACCCAAATGACCCTCAAACACTTTTAACTCTTGCGGCAACATATCTTCAGATTGGAGACAGGGCGAGGTCTGTTGAGTTAATAAAAAGGATTATAGAAATAAATCCTGGATTTAAGGCACAAGGGGATTATTACATTCAGGAAATAGAAGCCGGGAGAAACCCATAA
- the cas2 gene encoding CRISPR-associated endonuclease Cas2, with protein sequence MGALEKESKKRTQKENVQKVVLSVVKGAGLLSVALIAPSVIGAFGKLGILRKDGYWVKRSVTRLVERGLVRFEKTQNGTFARLTPEGERHLYYMYDEGELPKPKKWDGKWRIVIYDLKEERKLLREKLRRTLESFGFLKLQDSVWVYPYDCEDLITLMKADFKIGKDVLYIIADKIENDQALKRKFIISD encoded by the coding sequence ATGGGAGCTCTCGAAAAAGAATCAAAAAAGCGGACACAAAAAGAAAATGTGCAAAAAGTCGTTTTGTCTGTTGTTAAGGGTGCTGGATTATTGAGCGTTGCATTGATAGCGCCGAGCGTAATCGGAGCTTTTGGTAAGCTGGGTATTTTGAGGAAAGATGGTTATTGGGTGAAACGTTCAGTTACGCGTCTTGTTGAAAGAGGTCTAGTTAGATTTGAGAAAACACAAAATGGAACTTTTGCCAGGCTTACCCCTGAAGGAGAAAGACATTTGTATTATATGTACGACGAAGGTGAATTACCTAAACCAAAAAAATGGGACGGAAAATGGAGAATTGTTATTTACGACCTTAAAGAAGAGAGAAAATTACTTAGGGAAAAATTAAGGAGAACCTTAGAAAGTTTCGGTTTTTTGAAACTTCAGGACAGTGTTTGGGTGTATCCATATGACTGCGAAGACCTGATTACTTTAATGAAAGCGGATTTTAAAATAGGGAAGGACGTTCTTTATATAATTGCCGACAAAATAGAGAACGACCAAGCTCTTAAAAGAAAATTTATTATCTCCGATTAA
- a CDS encoding adenylyltransferase/cytidyltransferase family protein — protein MTFYTKRPWGRMWKLVHHKNFWVKFIVVGGQTSLQSHNNRTEWQLGVYKVTPKNKHYVLPGIYFRIVRGKGIQGTEEDDKHHEWHVGFYRVKPKEKHRLLRGVYFELVHGSSADEGDIVRYEDDYGRTGGDVLQMDKKEKIVVVSGGFDPIHVGHLEMFEEAKALGDKLIVVINCDAWLIRKKGKYFMNQNDRAALIKGIKHVDDVFILETDRDDVGEAIEKIRPQIFANGGDRKDEDAIPEAKICKDLGVEMVFNIGKSGKVRSSSELLEDYLKKDGKKTARGDFSWQKNV, from the coding sequence ATGACTTTTTATACAAAACGACCATGGGGGAGAATGTGGAAGCTTGTTCACCATAAAAATTTCTGGGTTAAGTTTATTGTGGTTGGTGGGCAGACAAGTCTTCAGAGTCATAATAATCGCACTGAGTGGCAACTTGGGGTGTATAAAGTTACACCTAAAAACAAACACTACGTGCTTCCTGGGATATATTTTAGAATAGTTCGCGGTAAAGGGATTCAAGGAACAGAAGAAGATGATAAACACCATGAATGGCACGTTGGTTTTTACAGAGTGAAGCCTAAAGAGAAACACAGATTGCTTCGCGGTGTTTATTTTGAGCTTGTGCACGGTAGCTCTGCTGATGAAGGAGACATCGTTCGATACGAAGATGATTACGGCAGGACGGGCGGAGATGTTTTGCAGATGGATAAAAAAGAAAAAATAGTTGTTGTTAGTGGTGGTTTTGATCCGATACACGTAGGACACTTAGAGATGTTTGAGGAAGCTAAGGCTTTAGGAGACAAACTTATAGTTGTTATTAATTGTGATGCATGGTTGATTCGTAAAAAAGGAAAGTATTTCATGAACCAAAATGATCGCGCCGCCCTAATAAAAGGGATTAAGCATGTTGATGATGTTTTTATCTTAGAAACTGATCGTGATGACGTGGGGGAGGCAATTGAAAAAATACGACCGCAAATTTTTGCTAACGGTGGCGACAGGAAAGATGAAGATGCGATACCAGAAGCGAAAATTTGTAAAGATTTGGGAGTGGAAATGGTTTTCAATATTGGTAAAAGTGGAAAGGTTCGTTCAAGTTCGGAGCTTTTGGAAGACTACTTAAAAAAAGACGGCAAAAAAACTGCACGCGGAGATTTTTCTTGGCAGAAAAATGTATAG
- a CDS encoding helix-turn-helix domain-containing protein, with amino-acid sequence MTEEIHPNAVYTTAETQTILKISDSTVKRMLKNGLIRANKVGGQYRIMGKELLRILSPDLEKETTQSYLKIKKKVVAKINRW; translated from the coding sequence ATGACAGAAGAGATACACCCAAATGCTGTTTATACAACAGCAGAAACACAAACTATTCTTAAAATAAGTGATAGTACGGTAAAACGTATGCTAAAAAACGGTCTTATTCGTGCTAATAAAGTCGGCGGACAATACAGAATTATGGGAAAAGAACTACTTCGTATCCTCTCCCCCGATCTAGAAAAAGAAACAACGCAATCTTATTTAAAAATAAAAAAGAAGGTAGTCGCCAAAATCAACAGATGGTAA
- the gmd gene encoding GDP-mannose 4,6-dehydratase, whose amino-acid sequence MKKTTNKKNIGKVSTKNKVAFVTGITGQDGSYLAELLLEKGYEVHGLIRRASNFNTQRIDHLYSDPHKHNGKFFLHFGDLSDSSNLNRILSEVKPDEIYHLGAQSHVRVSFDIPEYTGDVTGLGTIRLLDAMREVGLNKTKFYQASSSEMFGKAIEIPLKETTPFHPRSPYGVAKVYAYWITKNYRESYGMFASNGILFNHESERRGETFVTRKITQGLSRIKLGKEQKLYLGNLDAMRDWGHAKDYVYGMWLMLQHKEPDDFILATNESHSVREFVEEAGRVLGMNIVWSGKGLKEKGIDKNTGKTIIEIDPRYFRPAEVDVLRGDYSKAKNKLGWKPEIKFKELVRLMTESDYELVKSS is encoded by the coding sequence ATGAAAAAAACAACAAATAAAAAAAATATCGGTAAAGTATCAACTAAAAATAAAGTAGCTTTTGTTACTGGAATCACAGGACAAGATGGCTCCTATTTAGCTGAGTTGCTTTTAGAAAAAGGTTATGAAGTACACGGACTCATCCGCCGTGCTAGCAATTTCAACACACAAAGAATAGATCATCTCTACAGCGACCCACATAAACACAATGGTAAATTTTTTCTACATTTCGGAGACCTTTCGGATTCGAGCAACCTAAATCGTATCTTAAGCGAGGTGAAGCCAGACGAAATCTACCATCTTGGAGCACAAAGCCATGTGCGTGTTAGTTTTGATATTCCAGAATATACAGGAGACGTCACCGGACTTGGAACAATTCGTCTTCTTGATGCCATGCGTGAAGTTGGTTTAAATAAAACAAAATTTTATCAAGCATCGTCAAGCGAGATGTTTGGTAAAGCTATCGAAATACCACTCAAAGAAACAACACCTTTTCACCCACGCTCACCATATGGTGTTGCAAAAGTTTACGCATATTGGATAACAAAAAATTATCGTGAAAGCTATGGAATGTTCGCGTCAAATGGAATATTGTTTAATCACGAAAGCGAAAGACGTGGCGAAACATTCGTCACAAGAAAAATTACACAGGGTCTTTCTCGTATAAAACTCGGCAAGGAACAAAAACTGTATCTTGGTAATCTTGATGCAATGCGCGATTGGGGTCACGCAAAAGATTATGTTTATGGAATGTGGCTTATGTTGCAACACAAAGAACCAGATGATTTCATTTTAGCGACCAACGAATCACACAGTGTACGTGAATTTGTAGAAGAAGCCGGAAGGGTTCTTGGGATGAATATTGTATGGAGCGGTAAAGGTTTAAAAGAAAAAGGAATTGATAAAAATACAGGTAAGACAATAATTGAGATAGATCCAAGATATTTCCGCCCGGCAGAAGTAGATGTCTTAAGGGGAGATTATTCAAAAGCAAAAAATAAACTAGGTTGGAAACCAGAAATAAAGTTCAAAGAACTTGTGAGGTTAATGACAGAATCGGATTATGAATTAGTTAAAAGTTCATAA
- a CDS encoding GDP-L-fucose synthase — protein sequence MKKTSKIYVAGHNGLVGSAIVRLLNKKGYKNIVLRTRAELDLTNQKKVADFFKKEKPEYVFLAAAKVGGIVANQNMPASFIHENLSVQNNIIDSAYRANVKKLLFLGSSCIYPKLAPQPIKEAYLMTGPLEPTNCNYAVAKIAGIFMCQAYNKQYGTNFISVMPTNLYGPNDNFDPVNSHVLPALIKRFHEAKESKAKEITMWGTGSPKREFLHVDDLADACLFLMQNYNESEIVNIGTGVDLSIKSLTEKAKKIIGFSGKIIWDKTKPDGTPRKLLNVSKLHKLGWKHKIDLDTGIKKTYEWYRDNEKVKDRKLTRE from the coding sequence ATGAAAAAGACTTCTAAAATTTATGTGGCTGGACACAATGGACTTGTCGGTTCGGCAATTGTAAGGCTCCTAAATAAAAAAGGTTATAAAAACATTGTTCTTAGGACCAGAGCAGAACTTGATTTAACTAATCAGAAAAAAGTCGCTGATTTTTTCAAAAAAGAAAAACCAGAATATGTATTCTTGGCTGCGGCAAAAGTCGGTGGAATTGTGGCGAACCAAAATATGCCAGCATCCTTCATCCATGAAAATTTATCTGTACAAAATAATATTATTGATAGCGCTTATCGTGCCAATGTAAAAAAACTTCTTTTTCTTGGAAGTTCTTGCATATACCCAAAACTCGCCCCACAACCAATTAAAGAGGCTTATCTAATGACAGGACCACTTGAGCCAACAAATTGTAATTACGCCGTTGCTAAAATTGCAGGAATTTTTATGTGCCAAGCATACAATAAGCAATACGGCACAAACTTTATTTCGGTCATGCCAACAAATCTCTATGGGCCAAACGATAATTTTGATCCAGTAAATTCACATGTTCTCCCTGCGCTTATAAAAAGATTTCATGAAGCAAAGGAATCAAAAGCTAAAGAAATAACCATGTGGGGAACAGGATCCCCAAAAAGAGAGTTCTTGCATGTTGATGATTTAGCTGATGCTTGTTTATTCCTTATGCAAAATTACAACGAATCAGAGATAGTAAATATAGGCACAGGTGTCGATCTTTCAATAAAATCTTTAACAGAGAAAGCAAAAAAAATAATAGGTTTTAGTGGAAAAATAATTTGGGACAAAACAAAACCAGATGGTACCCCAAGAAAACTTCTTAATGTTTCCAAGCTACATAAACTCGGATGGAAACACAAAATAGATTTAGACACAGGAATCAAAAAAACGTATGAATGGTATAGGGATAACGAGAAAGTTAAAGACAGAAAATTAACAAGAGAATAA
- a CDS encoding ABC transporter permease has protein sequence MTKVTIIKPKKVLSLRDFKELWDYKELLYFFVWRDFKVRYKQTIIGVGWAIFQPFMTMVVFSIFFGTLLKIPSDNVPYPIFVYTGLLFWQFFSSALSETSSVLISNQAIITKVYFPRLILPLSSVATKLVDFAIASVILAGMMVYYGYAPHLTGLFILPLLLAITFMASVGGGLFLAAINVKYRDVRYILPFFIQILMFLTPVIYPASIAGKYSWILALNPMMGVIQSARASLLGTAPINWTLIAISFTACAVLLAIGTIYFKKVERYFADIA, from the coding sequence ATGACAAAGGTAACAATTATTAAACCAAAAAAAGTTCTCAGCCTGAGAGATTTTAAAGAACTTTGGGATTACAAAGAGCTCTTGTATTTTTTTGTATGGCGTGATTTCAAGGTACGCTATAAACAAACCATTATTGGGGTTGGTTGGGCAATATTCCAACCATTTATGACAATGGTCGTTTTCAGTATTTTTTTTGGAACTCTCTTAAAAATACCTTCTGATAACGTGCCGTATCCAATCTTTGTTTATACAGGACTTCTTTTTTGGCAATTTTTCTCTAGCGCTCTTTCAGAAACAAGTAGTGTGTTAATTAGTAATCAGGCAATTATAACTAAAGTGTATTTTCCACGACTAATTCTCCCATTATCATCTGTTGCGACAAAACTTGTTGATTTCGCAATAGCTTCGGTAATTCTTGCAGGAATGATGGTTTATTATGGATATGCCCCACATCTTACGGGATTATTTATCCTCCCCCTCTTACTTGCAATCACCTTTATGGCATCTGTTGGTGGTGGATTATTTTTAGCAGCAATAAATGTTAAATATCGCGATGTTCGATATATTCTCCCATTCTTTATTCAGATATTAATGTTCCTTACTCCGGTAATTTACCCAGCGAGTATAGCAGGAAAATATTCTTGGATTCTAGCCCTTAACCCAATGATGGGTGTGATTCAATCAGCCCGAGCAAGTCTCTTGGGAACTGCTCCAATCAACTGGACACTTATTGCGATATCTTTTACCGCCTGCGCAGTACTACTCGCAATTGGTACTATTTATTTCAAAAAAGTAGAGCGCTATTTTGCAGACATAGCATAA